CAGTTCGTCGGCACGGCCCGCGACCGTACCGAGGCGGTCCAGCCACTCGCGCTCCAACTGGGCCTGAGCGCGCTCCATTTCCTCCGGCGTGGGGCCTTCCTCGGCGAACCGGGCCAGCTCCTCGTCGACCGCGGTCTCGATCTGCGCCACCTCGACACCACCGGACGTCTTGACGTCCAGCCAGCCGAGCGAGGGCGCGCCCGCGAGCCGCAGCAGCCCGAATCCGGCCGCGACGGCCGTCCGGTCCCGGCGGACCAGGCGGTTGTGCAGCCGGGACGACTCGCCGCCGCCCAGCACGGTCAGCGCGAGGTCCGCGGCGTCGCACTCACGGGTGCCGTCGTGCGGCAGCCGGTAGGCGGCCATCAGCGCACGCGCCGGGACCTCCTCGCGGATCTCCTCACGCAGCTGGCCGCCGATGATCCCGGGAAGCGCGCCGTCGCGCGGCGGCTGCTTGCCGTCGTGCGCGGGGATGGTGCCGAAGTACTTCTCGATCCAGGCGAGCGTCTGCTCGGGGTCGATGTCACCGACGACGGAGAGCACCGCGTTGTTCGGCGCGTAGTACGTACGGAAGAAGGTCCGCGCGTCGTCCAGTGTCGCGGCGTCCAGGTCGGCCATCGAGCCGATCGGGGTGTGGTGGTAGGGGTGGCCCTCCGGATAGGCGAGCGCGGTCAGCTTCTCGAACGCGGTGCCGTACGGGACGTTGTCGTAACGCTGACGGCGCTCGTTCTTGACGACGTCACGCTGGTTCTCCATGGACTCCTCGTCGAGCGCGGCGAGCAGCGAGCCCATCCGGTCGGCCTCCAGCCACAGGGCCAGCTCCAGCTGATGCGTCGGCATCGTCTCGAAGTAGTTGGTCCGCTCGAAGCTGGTGGTCCCGTTGAGGGAGCCGCCGGCGCCCTGGACCAGCTCGAAGTGTCCGTTCCCCTTGACCTGGCCGGAGCCCTGGAACATCAGGTGCTCGAAGAGGTGAGCCAGACCGGTGCGTCCCTTGACCTCGTGGCGCGAACCGACGTCGTACCAGAGGCACACCGCGGCGACCGGGGTCAGATGGTCCTCGGAGAGCACCACGCGCAGGCCGTTGGCCAGACGGTGCTCGGTCGCTGTCAAGCCGCCGGAGCCGGCCTGGGCTGTGGCCGTGTGACCCATGGGCATGTACGTCCCTTCGATCGCGATACTGGATGTGGTGCGAGACCTGCCACTTTAAGCAAGCGCACCGGCACCTGGCGAAGTTCCCGTGCCGCGAAAGTTCGCGGGAAAGAGCGTCCCGACCGCTTCGGGACGGGTGGAGAACGCCCTTTGGGACGGGTCGAGGTCCGGGTTGTCAGTGGGGCGGTCCACAATGGTGCGCGTCAGAACCTGAGGTTGCCCGAACAGAATCCGTGAAGGAGTCGCAGCAGCGATGGCCCGCCGCAGCACGAAGACCCCGCCGCCGGTCGACTTCGAGGAGAAGATCCTCGACATCGACGTCGTCGACGAAATGCAGGGCTCCTTCCTCGAGTACGCGTACTCGGTGATCTACTCACGGGCCCTGCCTGACGCCCGTGACGGCATGAAGCCCGTGCACCGCCGCATCGTCTACCAGATGAACGAGATGGGCCTGCGCCCCGACCGCGGTTTCGTGAAGTGCGCCCGCGTGGTCGGCGAGGTCATGGGTAAGTTGCACCCGCACGGAGACGCGTCGATCTACGACGCGCTGGTGCGGATGGCACAGCCGTTTTCCATGCGGCTCCCCCTCGTCGACGGTCACGGGAACTTCGGCTCGCTCGGCAACGACGACCCGCCGGCCGCCATGCGGTACACCGAATGCCGGATGGCCGACGCGACGTCCTTGATGACGGAGTCGATCGACGAGGAGACCGTCGCCTTCCAGTCGAACTACGACGGCCAGGAGCAGGAGCCGGTCGTCCTCCCGGCCGCCTACCCGAACCTCCTGGTCAACGGCGCGACCGGGATCGCGGTCGGCATGGCGACCAACATGCCGCCGCACAACCTGGGCGAGGTCATCGCCGCCGCCCGCCATCTCATCAAGCATCCGGGCGCGGACCTGGAGACCCTGATGCGGTTCGTCCCCGGTCCCGACCTGCCGACCGGCGGGCGGATCGTGGGCCTCGGCGGCATCAAGGACGCCTACGCGGCCGGCCGCGGTTCGTTCAAGATCCGCTCCACCGTCGCCGTGGAGAACGTCACGGCGCGCCGCAAGGGCCTGGTCGTCACCGAACTGCCCTTCACCGTCGGCCCGGAGAAGGTGATCGCCAAGATCAAGGACCTGGTCTCGGCGAAGAAGCTCCAAGGCATCGCCGACGTCAAGGACCTCACCGACCGCTCGCACGGACTGCGCCTGGTCATCGAGATCAAGAACGGCTTCGTCCCCGAGGCCGTCCTGGAGCAGCTCTACAAGCTCACGCCGATGGAGGAGTCCTTCGGCATCAACAACGTGGCGCTGGTCGACGGGCAGCCGCTCACGCTGGGGCTCAAGGAGCTCCTGGAGGTCTACCTCGACCACCGCTTCGACGTGGTGCGCCGGCGCAGCGAGTTCCGCCGGACCAAGCGCCGCAACCGGCTCCACCTGGTCGAGGGCCTTCTCGTCGCACTGATCGACATCGACGAGGTCATCCGCCTCATCCGCTCCAGCGACAACTCGGCGCAGGCCAAGGAGCGGCTCATCGAGCACTTCTCGCTGAGCGAGGTCCAGACCCAGTACATCCTGGAAACCCCGCTGCGCCGGCTGACCCGGTTCGACCGGATCGAGCTGGAGAGCGAGCGCGACCGGCTCAACGCCGAGGTCGCCGAGCTGACCGCGATCCTCGAATCGGACGCCGAGCTGCGCAAGCTCGTCTCCACGGAACTGGCCTTGGTCGCGAAGAAGTTCGGCACGGACCGGCGCACGGTGCTGCTGGAGTCGGCCGGTTCGCAGGTCGCCTCGGTGCCGCTGGAGGTGGCGGACGACCCGTGCCGGGTGCTGCTGTCCTCGACCGGTCTGCTGGCGCGTACGGCCAACGACGACCCGATCGTCTTCGCCGAGGACGCCAAGCGGGCCAAGCACGACGTGATCGTGTCGGCGGTGCCGGCCACGGCGCGCGGAGATGTCGGCGTGGTGACGTCCACCGGGCGGCTGTTGCGGCTCGCGGTGATCGATCTGCCGCAGCTGCCGGACACCCATTCGGCGCCCAACCTGTCGGGCGGGGCCATGGTCGGGGAGTTCCTCACGCTGGAGGCGGACGAGGAGGTCGTCTGCCTGACCACGCTCGACGAGTCCTCACCGGGGCTGGCGATCGGCACCCTGCAGGGCGTCGTGAAGCGCGTGGTGCCCGACTACCCCGCCAACAAGGACGAGCTGGAGGTCATCACCCTCAAGGACGGTGACCGCATCGTCGGTGCGGCGGAGCTGCGCACGGGCGAGGAGGACCTGGTCTTCATCACCTCGGACGCGCAGTTGCTGCGCTACCCCGCGGCGCAGGTGCGCCCGCAGGGGCGTCCGGCCGGTGGTATGGCGGGCGTCAAGCTCACCGCTGGGGCGGAGGTGCTCTCGTTCGCCGCGGTGGATCCGGCGGTGGACGCCATGGTGTTCACGGTCGCGGGTTCGCACGGCACGCTGGACGATTCGGTGCTGACGTGCAAGCTCACCCCGTTCGACCAGTATCCGCGCAAGGGCCGCGCCACCGGCGGGGTCCGCTGCCATCGGTTCCTCAAGGGCGAGGACGTGCTGGTGTTCGGCTGGGCAGGTGAGACACCGGCCCGGGCCGCGCAGAAGAACGGCACACCGGCGACGCTGCCCGAGCCCGATCCGCGGCGCGACGGTTCGGGGACACCGCTGGAGAACCCGGTCGCGGTGATCGCCGGCCCCGTGTAGGCCGACGGCCCGGCGGGTTGGGCGCTACGCGTCGTCGTCGCCTGGCTGTTGCACGTACCGCAGGACGCCCCACATGGATCGCTCGTGTGCGGCGTCCTGCGTCGTTTCCCGCCCCGGCGCCCGGCAGCCTTCCAGTTCCTTGCGCAGGGCCTGTGCGTCGATGCCGGAGCCGATGAGGACGAGACGGGTCAGCCGCGCCTCACCGCGTGTCCAGGGCCGCGGGGCGAACCGCAGGAACCTGCCGACGGCGTGCACCGCGTATGCGTTGTCCGCATCTCCCGCGCCGAAGTCGACGTAGCCCTTGATCCGGTAGAGGCCCCCGGGCCTGGAGTCGAGGAACTCCATCAGCCGACGGGGGTCCATCGGCACGTCGGAGGTGAAGTCGACGCTCTCGTACGCCGTGTGCAGATGGGCCCCGTGCTCCTCGCCGGTCTCCCGCGCCCGCTCCTCCAGGTACAGGTCCTCGAAGGTGAGCTGGCGCGCCTTCTCCTCGCCGTCGGGCCGCAGCGCCGGATCGAACAGCAGCTCCGGGTCGATGCGTCCGTACGTGGCGGGGATGACGGCCGCCGTACTGCCGGTCGCCGCGACAGCCTCCCCGATGAGCGCCCGTTCCTCCTGCCCGGCCCGGTCCGTCTTGTTCAGCACGACGAGGTCGGCGACGGCGAGATGCCGGTCGATCTCCGGGTGGCGCTCCCGGGTCGCGGCGAACTCGGCGGCGTCGACCACCTCGACCAGTCCCCCGTACACGATGTGCGGGTTGTCACTGGCCAGGAGCATCCGTACGAGTTCCTGGGGTTCCGCGAGCCCGCTCGCCTCGATGACGATCACGTCGAGGCGGGCGGTGGGCCGGGTCAGGGTCTCCAGGTAGGTGTCCAGTTCGCTCGCGTCGACCGCGCAGCACAGACAGCCGCCGCCCAGCGAGACCGTCGAGCCGACCTGGCCGGAGACGGTCATGGCATCGATCTCGATGGACCCGAAGTCGTTGACGATCACGCCGATGCGGTTTCCCCCGCGATGGTGCAGGAGGTGGTTGAGCAGCGTCGTCTTGCCGGATCCCAGGAATCCCGCGAGGACGATGACGGGGATCTGCCTGATGCGGGGCGGGGGCGACGCGTTCAACGGGGGCCTTCCTGCGGTGTCACACGGCCGGGACCGGCTGGGGCGGGGGCGGACCGATGTAGCGGGCCGCCGGGCGGATGATCTTCGAGTCCTCCGCCTGCTCCAGGATATTGGCGCTCCAGCCGACGACCCGCGCCGCGCAGAAGGTCGGGGTGAACATCTCGCGCGGCAGCCCGCACAGCTCCATGACCACTCCGGCGTAGAACTCCACGTTGGTGTGGAGCTCGCGCCCCGGCTTGAGCTCGGCGAGGATCGCCTCGACCTGGCGTTCCACCTCGACCGCGAAGTCCACGAGCGGGCCCCCGAAGCCCTGGGCGATGGACTTCAGCATGCGCGAACGCGGGTCCTCGGTGCGATAGACCGGATGCCCGAAGCCCATGATCCGGTCACCGGCGAGCACGCGCTCGCGGATCCAGCCGTCGATGCGGTCGGGGGTGCCGATGGCGTCCAGGGTGTCGAGGGCGCGGCTGGGGGCGCCGCCGTGCAGCGGCCCGGAGAGTGCGCCGACGGCGGCCACCAGGCAGGCGGCGATGTCCGCCCCGGTGGAGGCCACGACGCGGCCGGTGAAGGTCGAGGCGTTGAATCCGTGGTCGACGGTGGAGATCAGGTACTGCTCCACGGCCCTGACCCGGTCGGCGTCCGGTACGGAACCGGTGAGCATGTAGAGGTAGTTGGCCGCGTAGGGCAGGTCGTCGCGCGGCTCTACCGGTTCGAGACCGCGGCCGAGGCGGTACAGGGCGGTAAGCACGGTGGGAACGGCTGCGCACGCGGTCAGGGCGTCGCCGCGGCGCCGTTCCTCGTCGATGTCGTACACCGGGCGGAAGCCGGCCGAGGCACCGAGCAGGGAGAGCGCCGTGCGCAGTCCCGCGAGCGGACCGGACGCGGCGCCCGCACGGGCTATGGCCGGCAGCGCGTCGCGCACCGCGGCGGGCAGCCGGCGCAGCCCGGCGGTACGGGTGGCGAAGTCGACGCGGGCGGCCGGGCCGGGCAGTTCCCCCTCGGTCATCAGGTACCAGACGTCCTCGAAACTGCGGGTCTGCGCCAGCTCGATCGCCGAGTACTGCCGGTAGTGGTAGAAGCCCTCGCGGCCCCGGACGTCGCCGAGGGCGGTATCGGTGACGACGACACCCGCGAGCCCCCGGGGGACATCGGGCGGTGTGCCGACGGTGGTGGTCGTCATTGCTGCCTCCATGGACATGCGCGTTGCTGTTGACATTGATTCGACTGTCCATGCTTGACTTGAGTTCTGTCAATGTTGATTCAATCAATATGGATACGGTGGACAGCATGACGGATCAAGCAGGCGCAGCCGGCTTCACCGAGCCCCCGGCGCAGCGGCTCACCACCCGCGAGACGGCCGAACGTCTGGGCGTGAAGCCCGAGACGGTGTACGCGTACGTGAGCCGGGGCCAGCTCAGCAGCAACCGCGCCCCGGGCGGTCGCGGAAGCACGTTCGACGCGGCGGAGGTCGACGCCCTGGCCCGGCGCACGGGACGCAGGGAGCCGGCCGCCCCGGCCGGCGCGCTGTCCTTCCCCACCGGCATCACGCTCATCGGGAGCGACCGGTACTTCTTCCGTGGCGTCGACGCCACGGAGCTGGCCCGGCGCCATGCGTACGAGGAGGTCGCGGAGTGGCTCTGGACCGGGGAACTGCGGCCCGGCATCCGTTTCACGGCGCCGGCCGAGGCAGTCACCGCGGCCCGCAGGGCGGTCGGTGCGCTGCCACCCCACTGCGGTTCGACGGACCGGCTGCGGGTGGCGGTGGTTGCTGCGGCCGCGGCCGATCCGCTGCGTTTCGACCTGTCGCGCGAGGCGGTGCTCGGCGGCGCCCGGAGCCTGATCCCGACGCTGGTCGCGGCACTGCCGACGGTCGCGGAGGACCGCGGAGCTGCTGACGGGGCGGCGCCGCCCCGCCTGGCACGTCAGCTGTGGCCGAAACTCACCGGCCGTCCGGCCGACGAGGCGTCACTGGCCGTACTGGACACCGCGCTGGGACTGCTGATCGACCACGATCTGGCCGCATCCACCCTGGCGGCGCGGGTCGCCGCCTCTGCCCGCGCCCATCCGTACGCCGTGGTCTCGGCGGGGCTCGGGGTGCTGGAGGGCCCTCTGCACGGCGCCGCGAGCGGGCTGGCACACCGCATGCTGGCCGAGGCCCTGGAGCGGGGCGGGGCCGCTCCGGTGGTCGCGGACCATCTGCGTACCGGACGCCGGGTGCCGGGGCTCGGGCACCGGCTCTACACCGGCGAGGACCCCCGGGCCCACACCCTCTTCGAGCTGCTCGCCGAGATCCCGCAGGCCGCGCCCGCCCTGGCCGCCGCCCGTGATGTCGTCGCCACGACCGCCCGCCACGCCCCGCTGCACGCCAATGTCGACCTGGCGCTCGCTGTGTTCTCCGTCTCCTCGGGCATGGCTGCGGAGGCGGGAGAGACGGTGTTCGCGATCGCCCGCACGGCCGGCTGGATCGCGCATGCCCTGGAGGAGTACGGGGAACGTCCGCTGCGGATGCGCCCCAGCGGGCAGTACACCGGCCCGCAGCCTCCTCAGCCGCTGCCCACCGTCGTATCGCAATAGGCGATTCCCTCAGCGCAAATTAGCGACGGTCAGCGGGAAGCACCGCGCGGCGGCTGGGCCGTTGAACCCCGCACCACCAGCTCCGGCTCGAAGAGCAGCTCGTCGGACGGCACCGTACGGCCCCCGATCTGCACGGAGAGCAGCTCGACGGCGGCCCGCCCCATGGCCTCGATCGGCTGGCGGACGGTGGTGAGCGGCGGCTCGGTGCAGTTCATGAACGCCGAGTCGTCGTACCCGACGACGGAGACGTCCGCGGGGACCGAGAGGCCCCGGCGGCGTGCCGCGCGGACCGCACCCAGGGCGAGCGGGTCACTGGCGCAGATGAAGCCGGTGACGCCCTGGTCCAGCAGCCGCATGGCGGCCGCCTGCCCGCCCTCCAGCGAGAACATCGCCCTGGCCACCCACTCGTCCGGAATGGTGGTGCCGGACGCCTCGGCGAGCACCCGGGCGGCGGCCAGCTTGCGCTGCGAGGGCATGTGGTCCGAGGGGCCGAGCACCAGGCCGATACGCTCGTGCCCCAGCGAGACCAGGTGACGCCAGGCCTGCTCGACGGCCACCGAGTCGTCGCAGGACACACAGGGGAAGCCGAGGTGGGCGATGGCCGCGTTGATCAGGACGACCGGGATCTTGCGGTCGGCCAGCACCTTGTAGTGATCGTGCGGGGCATCGGCCTGGGCGTAGAGGCCACCCGCGAAGACCACGCCCGAGACCTGCTGCTGCAGCAGCAGCTCGACGTAGTCCGCCTCGGAGACCCCGCCCTTGGTCTGGGTGCACAGCACCGGGGTCAGCCCCTGCTGCGCGAGCGCACCGCCGACCACCTCGGCGAAGGCCGGGAAGATCGGGTTCTGCAGCTCGGGCAGGACCAGCCCGACCAGCCGGGCCCGTTCGCCGCGCAGCTGGGTCGGGCGCTCGTAGCCGAGGACATCCAGCGCGGACAGAACGGCCTGCCGCGTGGCGTCGGAAACACCCGGTTTGCCATTGAGTACCCGGCTGACCGTGGCCTCGCTGACTCCAACCTTCTGCGCCACCTGGGCAAGTCGTCGCGTCATGCACGCAAGATTAGCGCAAAAAACGCAAGCTGATTGCGTGGATCTGGAAACGAGACGAATTTCGGAAAGCACCGGAATGCCCTCTACCGTCTCTACGATGAGCGCCCCACCGCCCACGGTCAGGAGACCGCGCCGACTCGGCTGGCCCCAGCGCGTCTTCTCGCAGGTGCTGCTGATGCAACTGGCCATCGCCACCGGCGTCACCGTACTCGCCACCGGCCTCTTTCTGGCACCCCTCAGCGCCCAACTCGACGACCAGGCGATGCGCCGGGCCCTGTCCATCGCGCAGAGCACGGCTGCCCAGCCGCAGATCGCCGAGGCACTGCTCACCACGGCCCCGGCGGCCCAGGGCCCCGTCCAGTCCGCCGCGGAGCGGATCAGGCGCGCCACGGGCGCCGAGTACGTCGTCGTGATGGACCGCCACGGGGTGCGCTGGTCGCATCCCGACCCTGCACGGATCGGACGGGTCGTCTCCACCGACCCCGGCAAGGCGCTGGCGGGCCAGGACGTGCGGGAAATCGACAGCGGCACGCTCGGACGCTCGGCCCGGGGCAAGGTGCCGTTGCGCGACGGGTCCGGGCACATCGCCGGTGCGGTCTCCGTCGGCATCTCTTACGACAACGTCCGCGCCCGGCTCCTCGCGGCGATCCCGGGCCTGCTCGCCTACGCGGGCGGGGCACTGGCCGTCCGAGCGCTGGCCGCCTATCTGATCTCCCGACGCCTGCAGCGGCAGACCCACGACCTGGCCTTCTCCGATATCGCCGCGCTGCTGACGGAGCGCGAGGCGATGCTGCACAGCATCCGGGAGGGGGTGGTCGCGCTCGACCGGAGCGGCCGTATCCGGCTTCTGAACGACGAGGCGCAGCGGCTGCTCGGGGTGGGGGCCGAGGCGTCGGGCCGTCCGCTGGCCGAGGTGTTCGGCACCGGGCGGACCACCGATGTGCTGGCCGGCGACGTGGCGGGCGAGGACCTGCTGACCGTGCGCGGCAGCCGGGTGCTCCTCGCCAACCGCATGCCGACGGCCGACGGAGGCGCCGTCGTCACTCTTCGCGACCGCACTGAGCTCGAACACCTCGGCCGGGAGCTCGACTCCACCCGGGGACTGATCGACGCCCTGCGCGCCCAGGACCACGAGCACGCCAACCGGCTGCACACGCTCCTCGGCCTGCTGGAGCTGGAGCTGCACGAGGACGCGAGGGAGTTCGTCACCGAGGTCGTCGGCGTCCACCGGGCCACCGCGGAGCAGATCACCGAGAAGGTCCGGGATCCGCTGCTTGCCGCACTGCTGGTCGGCAAGGCGACGGTGGCCGCGGAGCGCGGTGTCGCCCTGCGCATGGCGCCCGGCACCCTGCTTCCGGACCGGCTCGTCGACCCTCGCGGGCTCGTGACGATCGTCGGCAACCTGGTCGACAACGCACTGGACGCGGCTTCCGGATCGAAGGGAGCCCTGATCGAGGTGGGTCTGCGGGCCGAGGGCCGTACGGTGGTGCTGCGGGTCCGCGACAGCGGCCCCGGCGTCCCGCCCGGCCAGCTCGAATCGATCTTCACGGAGGGCTGGTCGACCAAGGAACTCCCGGCGCACGGCAAGCGCGGCCTCGGGCTCGCGCTGGTACGCCGGCTGGCCGAGCGGCAGGGCGGCAGCGTGGTGGTGAACACGGCGGACGAGGGCGGGGCCGTATTCACCGTCGTACTCCCCGATGCCCTGACCGCAGCGGAATCCGACATGGCGGGAGCAGCTCAGTGATCGAGGTCCTGGTCGTCGACGACGATGTCCGTGTCGCGCGGATCAATGCCGCTTACGTCTCGAAGGTGCCCGGCTTCCGGGTGGCCGCTCAGGTGCACTGCGCCGCCGACGCGCTCGCCGCGGTCGAGGCGGGGCCCGTGGACCTGATCCTGCTGGACCACTACATGCCCGACCGCAGTGGCCTTGCCGTGGTGCGGGAGCTGCGCAGTCGCGGCCACCGCACCGACGTGATCATGGTGACGGCGGCGCGCGACGTCGCCACGGTCCAGGAGGCCATGCGCCAGGGCGCCCTCCAGTACCTGGTCAAGCCGTTCACGTACGCAGGGCTGCGGACCAAGCTGGAGGCCTACGCCACGCTGCGGCGCACTCTGGAAAGCGGCGGCGAGGCCGAACAGGGCGAGGTGGACCGGCTCTTCGGCGCCCTGTGGGCGGCGGGCGAGCCCGATCTGCCCAAGGGGCACTCGACCACGACGGCCGAACTCGTCCGCAAGGCGCTCCGCGGCTCCGACGGCCCGCTCTCCGCCCAGGAGATCGCGGAGAGCGCCGGGATGAGCCGACAGACGGCCCAGCGCTATCTGAAGCTGTTGGAACGGTCGGGGCGCGTCCGGCTGACCTTGCGGTACGGCGAGACGGGGCGCCCCGAACACCGCTATGTGTGGGCTGCCAACGGCGCGTGACCGTGATCCCTACGGGCGGGGGTGCTCCGCGTCGTAGGACGACTGGCTCAGCTCGATGCCCGGGTTGTGGTCGACTGCCCACTCGGCCAGCTTCACAGCGGGCTCGATCAGAGTGCGTCCCCTCGCGGTGAGTTCGTACTCGACCCGCGGCGGGACCTCGGGGAACACCGTGCGGGACACCAGTCCGTCGCGCTCCAGCTGCCGGACGGTGCGGGTGAGCATGCGCTGCGAGATCCCGGGGATACGTTCCCGGAGCTCGGTGAAGCGCATGCGTTCGCCATCGAGGGTGGCCACCACCAGCAGGGTCCATTTGTCGCCGATGCGGTCCAGGATGCCGCGGATCGCCCGGCCTCCGTCGCCTCGGATGAGGCAGCTGTGGCGGTACTTCGACATCGGCGTCCCCTGTTCGCAAGGCACACCCGTGTGCCTTTTGTAAGCGTTCCGATAGTCACCGACTATGTGCCTGCTTACAAGTCGTCACCATGACGGAGGACACGAACATGGAGATCGCCTACTGGATCGT
This genomic interval from Streptomyces sp. NBC_00464 contains the following:
- a CDS encoding M16 family metallopeptidase; this translates as MPMGHTATAQAGSGGLTATEHRLANGLRVVLSEDHLTPVAAVCLWYDVGSRHEVKGRTGLAHLFEHLMFQGSGQVKGNGHFELVQGAGGSLNGTTSFERTNYFETMPTHQLELALWLEADRMGSLLAALDEESMENQRDVVKNERRQRYDNVPYGTAFEKLTALAYPEGHPYHHTPIGSMADLDAATLDDARTFFRTYYAPNNAVLSVVGDIDPEQTLAWIEKYFGTIPAHDGKQPPRDGALPGIIGGQLREEIREEVPARALMAAYRLPHDGTRECDAADLALTVLGGGESSRLHNRLVRRDRTAVAAGFGLLRLAGAPSLGWLDVKTSGGVEVAQIETAVDEELARFAEEGPTPEEMERAQAQLEREWLDRLGTVAGRADELCRFAVLFGDPQLALTAVHRVLDVTAEEVKAAARAQLRPDNRAVLVYEPVESAEEAEDDAATDTDAHEGADK
- a CDS encoding DNA gyrase/topoisomerase IV subunit A codes for the protein MARRSTKTPPPVDFEEKILDIDVVDEMQGSFLEYAYSVIYSRALPDARDGMKPVHRRIVYQMNEMGLRPDRGFVKCARVVGEVMGKLHPHGDASIYDALVRMAQPFSMRLPLVDGHGNFGSLGNDDPPAAMRYTECRMADATSLMTESIDEETVAFQSNYDGQEQEPVVLPAAYPNLLVNGATGIAVGMATNMPPHNLGEVIAAARHLIKHPGADLETLMRFVPGPDLPTGGRIVGLGGIKDAYAAGRGSFKIRSTVAVENVTARRKGLVVTELPFTVGPEKVIAKIKDLVSAKKLQGIADVKDLTDRSHGLRLVIEIKNGFVPEAVLEQLYKLTPMEESFGINNVALVDGQPLTLGLKELLEVYLDHRFDVVRRRSEFRRTKRRNRLHLVEGLLVALIDIDEVIRLIRSSDNSAQAKERLIEHFSLSEVQTQYILETPLRRLTRFDRIELESERDRLNAEVAELTAILESDAELRKLVSTELALVAKKFGTDRRTVLLESAGSQVASVPLEVADDPCRVLLSSTGLLARTANDDPIVFAEDAKRAKHDVIVSAVPATARGDVGVVTSTGRLLRLAVIDLPQLPDTHSAPNLSGGAMVGEFLTLEADEEVVCLTTLDESSPGLAIGTLQGVVKRVVPDYPANKDELEVITLKDGDRIVGAAELRTGEEDLVFITSDAQLLRYPAAQVRPQGRPAGGMAGVKLTAGAEVLSFAAVDPAVDAMVFTVAGSHGTLDDSVLTCKLTPFDQYPRKGRATGGVRCHRFLKGEDVLVFGWAGETPARAAQKNGTPATLPEPDPRRDGSGTPLENPVAVIAGPV
- a CDS encoding CobW family GTP-binding protein, coding for MNASPPPRIRQIPVIVLAGFLGSGKTTLLNHLLHHRGGNRIGVIVNDFGSIEIDAMTVSGQVGSTVSLGGGCLCCAVDASELDTYLETLTRPTARLDVIVIEASGLAEPQELVRMLLASDNPHIVYGGLVEVVDAAEFAATRERHPEIDRHLAVADLVVLNKTDRAGQEERALIGEAVAATGSTAAVIPATYGRIDPELLFDPALRPDGEEKARQLTFEDLYLEERARETGEEHGAHLHTAYESVDFTSDVPMDPRRLMEFLDSRPGGLYRIKGYVDFGAGDADNAYAVHAVGRFLRFAPRPWTRGEARLTRLVLIGSGIDAQALRKELEGCRAPGRETTQDAAHERSMWGVLRYVQQPGDDDA
- a CDS encoding citrate synthase/methylcitrate synthase translates to MTTTTVGTPPDVPRGLAGVVVTDTALGDVRGREGFYHYRQYSAIELAQTRSFEDVWYLMTEGELPGPAARVDFATRTAGLRRLPAAVRDALPAIARAGAASGPLAGLRTALSLLGASAGFRPVYDIDEERRRGDALTACAAVPTVLTALYRLGRGLEPVEPRDDLPYAANYLYMLTGSVPDADRVRAVEQYLISTVDHGFNASTFTGRVVASTGADIAACLVAAVGALSGPLHGGAPSRALDTLDAIGTPDRIDGWIRERVLAGDRIMGFGHPVYRTEDPRSRMLKSIAQGFGGPLVDFAVEVERQVEAILAELKPGRELHTNVEFYAGVVMELCGLPREMFTPTFCAARVVGWSANILEQAEDSKIIRPAARYIGPPPPQPVPAV
- a CDS encoding citrate synthase, encoding MTDQAGAAGFTEPPAQRLTTRETAERLGVKPETVYAYVSRGQLSSNRAPGGRGSTFDAAEVDALARRTGRREPAAPAGALSFPTGITLIGSDRYFFRGVDATELARRHAYEEVAEWLWTGELRPGIRFTAPAEAVTAARRAVGALPPHCGSTDRLRVAVVAAAAADPLRFDLSREAVLGGARSLIPTLVAALPTVAEDRGAADGAAPPRLARQLWPKLTGRPADEASLAVLDTALGLLIDHDLAASTLAARVAASARAHPYAVVSAGLGVLEGPLHGAASGLAHRMLAEALERGGAAPVVADHLRTGRRVPGLGHRLYTGEDPRAHTLFELLAEIPQAAPALAAARDVVATTARHAPLHANVDLALAVFSVSSGMAAEAGETVFAIARTAGWIAHALEEYGERPLRMRPSGQYTGPQPPQPLPTVVSQ
- a CDS encoding LacI family DNA-binding transcriptional regulator, with the protein product MTRRLAQVAQKVGVSEATVSRVLNGKPGVSDATRQAVLSALDVLGYERPTQLRGERARLVGLVLPELQNPIFPAFAEVVGGALAQQGLTPVLCTQTKGGVSEADYVELLLQQQVSGVVFAGGLYAQADAPHDHYKVLADRKIPVVLINAAIAHLGFPCVSCDDSVAVEQAWRHLVSLGHERIGLVLGPSDHMPSQRKLAAARVLAEASGTTIPDEWVARAMFSLEGGQAAAMRLLDQGVTGFICASDPLALGAVRAARRRGLSVPADVSVVGYDDSAFMNCTEPPLTTVRQPIEAMGRAAVELLSVQIGGRTVPSDELLFEPELVVRGSTAQPPRGASR
- a CDS encoding sensor histidine kinase — protein: MSAPPPTVRRPRRLGWPQRVFSQVLLMQLAIATGVTVLATGLFLAPLSAQLDDQAMRRALSIAQSTAAQPQIAEALLTTAPAAQGPVQSAAERIRRATGAEYVVVMDRHGVRWSHPDPARIGRVVSTDPGKALAGQDVREIDSGTLGRSARGKVPLRDGSGHIAGAVSVGISYDNVRARLLAAIPGLLAYAGGALAVRALAAYLISRRLQRQTHDLAFSDIAALLTEREAMLHSIREGVVALDRSGRIRLLNDEAQRLLGVGAEASGRPLAEVFGTGRTTDVLAGDVAGEDLLTVRGSRVLLANRMPTADGGAVVTLRDRTELEHLGRELDSTRGLIDALRAQDHEHANRLHTLLGLLELELHEDAREFVTEVVGVHRATAEQITEKVRDPLLAALLVGKATVAAERGVALRMAPGTLLPDRLVDPRGLVTIVGNLVDNALDAASGSKGALIEVGLRAEGRTVVLRVRDSGPGVPPGQLESIFTEGWSTKELPAHGKRGLGLALVRRLAERQGGSVVVNTADEGGAVFTVVLPDALTAAESDMAGAAQ
- a CDS encoding DUF7342 family protein → MIEVLVVDDDVRVARINAAYVSKVPGFRVAAQVHCAADALAAVEAGPVDLILLDHYMPDRSGLAVVRELRSRGHRTDVIMVTAARDVATVQEAMRQGALQYLVKPFTYAGLRTKLEAYATLRRTLESGGEAEQGEVDRLFGALWAAGEPDLPKGHSTTTAELVRKALRGSDGPLSAQEIAESAGMSRQTAQRYLKLLERSGRVRLTLRYGETGRPEHRYVWAANGA
- a CDS encoding winged helix-turn-helix transcriptional regulator — translated: MSKYRHSCLIRGDGGRAIRGILDRIGDKWTLLVVATLDGERMRFTELRERIPGISQRMLTRTVRQLERDGLVSRTVFPEVPPRVEYELTARGRTLIEPAVKLAEWAVDHNPGIELSQSSYDAEHPRP